A genome region from Bacillaceae bacterium IKA-2 includes the following:
- the rpsD gene encoding 30S ribosomal protein S4: protein MARYTGPSWKLSRRLGVSLSGTGKELSKRPYVPGQHGPTQRKKISEYGVQLQEKQKLRHMYGITERQFRRIFDAAGKMGGIHGESFMILLESRLDNLVYRLGLARTRRASRQLVNHGHIVVDGARVDIPSYRVKPGQKIAVREKSANFVVIKEALEVNNFVPAYVDFDAEKLEGTYTRLPERSELPAEVTEALIVEFYSR from the coding sequence ATGGCTCGTTATACAGGACCATCTTGGAAATTATCTCGTCGCTTAGGAGTTTCATTAAGCGGTACAGGAAAAGAATTATCAAAACGCCCTTACGTACCAGGACAACACGGTCCTACCCAAAGAAAGAAAATATCTGAATATGGTGTTCAACTTCAGGAAAAACAAAAGCTTCGTCATATGTATGGAATTACTGAACGTCAATTCCGCCGCATCTTTGATGCTGCTGGTAAAATGGGCGGTATCCACGGTGAAAGCTTCATGATTTTACTTGAGTCTCGCTTAGATAACCTAGTTTACCGTCTTGGATTAGCTCGCACTCGTCGTGCATCTCGTCAATTAGTTAACCATGGCCATATCGTTGTTGATGGTGCACGCGTTGACATTCCGTCATATCGCGTAAAACCTGGTCAAAAAATTGCCGTAAGAGAAAAATCAGCTAACTTTGTCGTAATCAAAGAAGCGCTTGAAGTAAATAACTTCGTACCTGCTTATGTTGATTTTGATGCTGAAAAACTTGAAGGTACTTACACTCGCTTACCAGAGCGCTCTGAATTACCTGCCGAAGTTACAGAAGCTCTTATCGTTGAATTCTATTCTCGTTAA